Proteins from one Methanococcus maripaludis C5 genomic window:
- the pgi gene encoding glucose-6-phosphate isomerase, whose product MDGELSFKYDNVMEETLGTFGISVNELEYFKNESSKTIEILKEKEINGNLGFLDVLTDNLDRYHELKEHSQNFENMLIIGIGGSNLGLRATEAGILGNFSSRYEIPRIFYMDNSDPEKTHDILSNIDLEKTLVFVISKSGNTVETLANFFIIRNLMKKKNIDLGKHVVSITSGGELKKITEKENYIHFEVPENVGGRFSVLSSVGIAPLSCTSVDIEKLIEGAKSMEKACKKEDVFKNPALINAVIHKIMYNRGKTVSVMMPYIERLRSFGMWYGQLWAESLGKKGFGQTPVIAVGATSQHSQLQLYMDGPKDKIATFLKVNKYKNDLKIEYEYEHHLSGHNLSEIIGSELVGTENSMTHNNVPNVKISLSKLNEITMGKLFLMYEMQTAISGELYGINAFDQPAVEYGKKIAHECLTGSNVNSENKSLTGKYTITSK is encoded by the coding sequence ATGGACGGGGAACTATCCTTCAAATACGATAATGTAATGGAAGAAACTTTGGGCACTTTTGGGATTAGTGTCAACGAATTAGAATATTTTAAAAACGAATCTTCTAAAACCATTGAAATTTTAAAAGAAAAAGAAATAAACGGAAACTTAGGATTTTTAGATGTTTTAACTGATAATTTGGATCGATATCATGAATTAAAAGAGCATTCCCAAAATTTTGAAAATATGCTGATTATTGGAATAGGCGGATCAAATTTGGGGTTAAGGGCCACTGAAGCGGGAATACTTGGAAATTTTTCATCAAGATATGAAATTCCAAGAATATTTTATATGGACAATTCTGACCCTGAAAAAACCCATGATATTTTATCAAACATTGATTTAGAAAAAACTCTCGTGTTTGTAATAAGTAAATCCGGAAATACCGTTGAAACTCTTGCTAATTTCTTTATAATCAGGAATTTAATGAAAAAGAAAAATATTGATTTAGGAAAACATGTAGTTTCAATAACTAGCGGCGGAGAACTTAAAAAAATTACTGAAAAAGAAAATTATATTCATTTTGAAGTTCCAGAAAATGTCGGAGGAAGATTTTCTGTTCTTTCATCCGTTGGAATTGCCCCCCTTTCATGTACTAGTGTAGATATTGAAAAATTAATTGAAGGCGCTAAATCCATGGAAAAAGCATGTAAAAAGGAAGATGTTTTTAAAAACCCTGCCTTAATTAATGCAGTAATCCATAAAATTATGTATAATCGTGGAAAAACCGTTTCTGTAATGATGCCCTACATTGAAAGACTTAGAAGTTTTGGAATGTGGTATGGGCAACTCTGGGCTGAAAGTTTAGGAAAAAAAGGTTTTGGGCAAACTCCCGTTATCGCAGTTGGTGCAACGAGTCAGCATTCCCAGCTTCAACTTTATATGGATGGCCCAAAAGATAAAATTGCGACATTCTTAAAAGTAAATAAATATAAAAATGATTTAAAAATTGAGTATGAGTATGAACATCATCTTTCAGGCCATAATTTATCAGAAATAATCGGTTCAGAACTGGTTGGAACTGAAAACTCGATGACACATAATAATGTCCCAAATGTAAAGATTTCACTTTCAAAATTAAACGAAATCACCATGGGAAAACTTTTCCTGATGTATGAAATGCAAACTGCAATTTCGGGAGAACTTTACGGAATTAATGCATTTGATCAACCTGCGGTTGAATACGGAAAAAAAATAGCTCATGAATGTTTAACGGGTTCAAACGTTAATTCTGAAAACAAATCCCTAACTGGAAAATACACCATAACATCCAAATAA
- a CDS encoding glycogen synthase produces MKIAILTPTIAPLTSIGGLGDILEDLPKFLKNLGNEVFVITYDHQNKISKRPHEVIKKIEIKYQGSKFFFDVIKAVHPGSNFEIFAFSNPKINSLDSWDPIKYEIFAELVVSFLSDIENIECVSGHDWPCGLAIAKCHEKLNLPTALTIHNEAFKGPIIEYKGHIFSFLEHGIYFSDAFSTVSPHHAEEIRNLDFLKNLSKDKPFHGIINGIDSESYAPEFIVERMKILSNGQLNPQDYCYIENYNISNATKVKPRIKESWFCKCENLKKYINDWNEMDKSNISGSNIEIHGNIKGELKTPLIGFVGRATYQKGFDLIFETMPEVLEENNANFILLSKGEKSIEEKIKDFAESYPNKIIALVGHCPPIVPIIYAGCDWTVVPSLWEPCGLTQMESMAYGTPVIARNTGGLSDTVISIHPDPHKNPNFDIATGVLFNDYDKYGFKWGIEHGLYWTFYNLDEACLFINYKHVHCPESPYEENSPLSLIIKNCYNHVQKNLSWQNNDSAERYRALFGGAMYKHYFK; encoded by the coding sequence ATGAAAATAGCAATATTGACACCGACAATTGCACCTTTGACGTCAATAGGGGGACTTGGGGATATTTTAGAGGATTTACCAAAATTTTTAAAAAATTTAGGAAATGAGGTATTTGTAATAACATATGACCATCAAAACAAAATTTCAAAAAGGCCTCATGAAGTTATAAAAAAAATAGAAATAAAATATCAGGGTTCGAAATTCTTCTTTGATGTGATAAAAGCAGTTCATCCTGGATCCAATTTTGAAATTTTTGCATTTAGTAACCCAAAAATTAATTCGCTTGATAGCTGGGACCCGATAAAATACGAAATTTTTGCAGAATTAGTTGTATCTTTTTTATCAGACATTGAAAACATTGAATGTGTTTCAGGCCACGATTGGCCGTGCGGTCTTGCAATTGCAAAATGCCATGAAAAATTAAATCTTCCAACAGCACTTACAATACATAACGAAGCATTTAAGGGGCCAATAATTGAATACAAGGGTCATATATTTTCATTTTTAGAGCATGGGATATATTTTAGCGATGCATTTAGTACAGTGAGTCCACATCATGCCGAAGAAATACGAAATTTAGATTTTTTAAAGAATCTATCCAAAGATAAACCTTTTCATGGAATAATTAATGGAATTGATTCTGAAAGTTACGCTCCAGAGTTTATAGTCGAACGAATGAAAATTTTAAGTAATGGACAATTAAATCCACAAGATTACTGCTACATTGAAAATTACAATATATCAAACGCAACGAAAGTAAAACCCCGAATAAAGGAATCATGGTTTTGCAAATGTGAAAATTTAAAAAAATATATTAATGATTGGAACGAGATGGATAAAAGTAATATTTCTGGAAGCAATATTGAAATACATGGAAATATTAAAGGAGAGTTGAAAACTCCATTAATTGGATTTGTTGGTCGGGCAACTTATCAAAAAGGATTTGATTTAATATTTGAAACGATGCCAGAAGTTTTGGAAGAAAACAATGCCAATTTTATACTCCTATCTAAAGGAGAAAAGTCAATAGAAGAAAAAATAAAGGATTTTGCAGAAAGCTATCCAAACAAAATAATAGCCTTAGTTGGACACTGTCCACCCATAGTTCCAATTATATATGCAGGATGCGACTGGACTGTTGTGCCTTCTCTTTGGGAACCTTGCGGATTAACCCAGATGGAGTCAATGGCTTACGGAACCCCCGTAATTGCAAGAAATACTGGCGGATTGAGTGACACCGTAATTTCAATTCATCCCGATCCCCATAAAAACCCAAATTTTGATATTGCTACAGGAGTTTTATTTAATGACTATGATAAATACGGATTTAAATGGGGTATTGAACACGGCCTCTACTGGACATTCTACAATCTGGACGAAGCATGTCTTTTTATAAATTATAAGCATGTTCACTGCCCAGAAAGTCCGTATGAAGAAAATAGTCCATTATCTTTGATTATTAAAAATTGTTACAATCATGTGCAAAAAAACCTGAGCTGGCAGAACAACGACAGCGCTGAAAGATACAGAGCCCTTTTTGGCGGGGCCATGTATAAACACTATTTTAAATAA
- a CDS encoding glycosyltransferase family 4 protein produces the protein MRVSIVTWEYHPIMVGGLAVHCKGLSEALVRAGNEVDVITVGYDLPEYEEINGVNVYRVKPISHNNFLTWAMFMANSLEKKIGSLGVENYDVIHCHDWMTSFVGSNLKHTAKKPYVQSVHSTERGRCGGINSEDSRAINDAEWWGSYESNQLIAVSHSTKDEMCYGFNTPWEKVNVIYNGVNPWEFDIDGNDDEKYNFRRSFGVADHENMILFVGRLAYQKGVEHLIRGFQKFLIGHPNSKLVVAGEGHMQGHLEHVAWTLGCRDRVIFLGFKNGNFLKKLYKYADACVIPSVYEPFGIVALEAMAAGTPVVASDVGGLSEIINHEYNGVKVYPRDADSIAWGLDRVISDWGFREWITKNAKHDAYTKYSWDAIANQTVQVYKRAIEMMKQYIIIKLD, from the coding sequence ATGAGGGTGTCCATCGTTACTTGGGAATACCATCCGATAATGGTTGGTGGATTAGCAGTACATTGTAAGGGGTTATCTGAAGCGCTTGTGAGGGCAGGCAACGAAGTTGACGTGATAACGGTAGGTTACGACCTTCCGGAGTATGAAGAGATAAATGGGGTAAATGTTTACCGTGTAAAACCGATTTCACACAATAATTTTTTAACGTGGGCAATGTTCATGGCAAATTCGCTTGAAAAAAAGATAGGTAGTTTGGGTGTTGAAAATTACGATGTTATACACTGCCACGATTGGATGACATCATTTGTAGGTTCAAATTTAAAACACACCGCAAAAAAACCGTACGTTCAATCAGTTCACAGTACTGAACGAGGGAGGTGTGGCGGAATTAATTCTGAAGATTCAAGGGCAATAAATGATGCAGAATGGTGGGGAAGCTATGAATCAAACCAGCTTATCGCAGTAAGTCATTCTACGAAAGATGAAATGTGTTATGGATTTAATACGCCTTGGGAAAAGGTAAATGTTATTTATAATGGGGTTAATCCTTGGGAATTTGATATCGATGGAAATGATGACGAAAAATATAATTTTAGACGAAGTTTTGGGGTAGCTGATCACGAAAACATGATTCTTTTTGTTGGAAGGCTCGCATATCAGAAGGGGGTTGAGCATTTAATAAGGGGATTTCAAAAATTTTTAATTGGGCACCCCAATTCAAAACTGGTAGTTGCAGGAGAAGGGCACATGCAGGGGCATTTGGAACATGTGGCTTGGACGTTAGGCTGCAGGGACAGAGTTATTTTTTTAGGATTTAAAAATGGAAATTTTTTAAAAAAATTATACAAATATGCAGATGCATGTGTTATTCCTTCAGTATACGAACCATTTGGAATCGTGGCTCTTGAAGCAATGGCTGCAGGAACTCCTGTAGTTGCAAGCGATGTTGGTGGATTGAGTGAAATTATAAATCACGAATACAATGGAGTTAAAGTCTACCCTCGAGATGCAGATTCTATTGCATGGGGTCTTGATAGGGTAATTTCGGATTGGGGATTTAGAGAATGGATTACTAAAAATGCAAAGCACGATGCATACACGAAATACAGCTGGGACGCAATCGCAAATCAAACGGTTCAGGTATATAAACGTGCAATTGAAATGATGAAGCAATATATTATTATAAAGCTTGATTAA
- a CDS encoding glycoside hydrolase family 15 protein, producing MVGIIGNGNILAKIDDSGSIEYMFYPSLGYEKHIFDASFAIFNHGLKWAWDNDWDINQSYVKDTNILRTTYECSEFLMESRDYIPISHNIIIKQISISNKTDETQDLKLFFYENLRMGEIPKENTVQFIKDSQTILKYDGTYSTCIASDKKIDSYQCGVRSSDRSALIDISNGILKEYSTSSGLITDSAISWDLKLLPGQKQSVSVYIIMNQYNGDYQKLMETMASIKVVIDNHEDFYQLTNSYWKNLLETTISKLSANELNRVMMCEDLCKRSFLTLLLLCDRGGGIMASPSLYPDYRHVWCRDGGYIAVALSLCGQSSILEKYFEWCRKTQNEDGSWVQSYYINGIPRLTAMQIDQVGTTLWAALIHYRKSDNGKFLKKNWAMIKKAADYLSNAAIALYPSYDLWEEKYGVFTYTLGSVYGGLKSAIEIAKILEETDESIEKWQNASDFLKEEVVEKIYLNDKNRFLKALHPKDEALDSSILGIAFPFNLVNPDDPKMVATADQIESAFNYKVGGIGRYPEDVYFGGNPWIINTLWLYMYYEMLVYSLSKNKAIKKEILENYREKCSELFDWVCKYTFSGLMPEQIHKDLGVPISAMPLGWSHAMFIIAIHGDFDLLIP from the coding sequence ATGGTTGGAATTATTGGAAATGGGAATATCCTCGCAAAAATAGATGATTCTGGCTCTATCGAATACATGTTTTACCCGAGCCTCGGCTATGAAAAACACATTTTTGACGCTTCTTTTGCAATTTTTAATCACGGCCTTAAGTGGGCATGGGATAATGACTGGGATATTAATCAAAGTTACGTGAAAGACACGAATATTTTGCGAACTACTTATGAATGCAGCGAATTTTTAATGGAATCAAGAGATTATATCCCTATTTCTCACAATATAATTATAAAACAGATTTCAATATCAAATAAAACAGACGAAACTCAGGATTTAAAGCTATTTTTTTATGAAAATTTACGAATGGGGGAAATTCCAAAAGAAAACACGGTTCAATTTATCAAAGACTCCCAGACGATACTAAAATACGATGGAACTTATTCCACATGTATTGCAAGTGATAAAAAAATCGATTCATATCAATGCGGGGTTCGTTCATCAGATAGAAGTGCGTTAATTGATATTTCAAACGGAATTTTAAAAGAATATTCTACTTCATCAGGCCTTATAACTGACAGTGCCATATCCTGGGATTTAAAATTACTTCCTGGCCAAAAACAGTCAGTTTCTGTTTACATAATCATGAACCAGTACAATGGGGATTATCAAAAATTAATGGAAACTATGGCTTCAATCAAGGTTGTTATTGATAACCACGAAGATTTTTACCAGCTTACAAATTCTTACTGGAAAAATTTACTTGAAACAACGATTAGTAAACTTAGTGCAAACGAATTAAATCGGGTGATGATGTGCGAAGATCTATGTAAAAGATCTTTTCTTACCCTATTGCTGTTATGTGATCGTGGAGGGGGAATAATGGCATCTCCTTCACTTTATCCTGATTACAGACATGTCTGGTGTAGGGATGGAGGATACATTGCGGTTGCACTTTCTCTTTGTGGTCAATCTAGTATCTTGGAAAAATATTTTGAATGGTGCAGAAAAACCCAAAATGAAGATGGTTCGTGGGTTCAGAGTTACTATATCAATGGAATTCCACGTTTAACAGCAATGCAGATAGATCAGGTTGGAACTACTCTTTGGGCAGCTTTAATTCATTATCGAAAGAGCGATAATGGGAAATTTTTAAAGAAAAATTGGGCAATGATAAAAAAGGCAGCAGATTATCTTTCAAATGCAGCAATAGCCCTTTATCCGAGCTATGACCTTTGGGAAGAGAAATACGGTGTGTTTACATATACTCTGGGTTCAGTTTATGGGGGACTAAAATCTGCAATAGAAATTGCAAAAATTTTGGAAGAAACCGATGAATCTATTGAAAAATGGCAAAATGCAAGTGATTTTTTAAAAGAAGAGGTTGTTGAAAAAATATATTTAAATGATAAAAATCGCTTTTTAAAGGCGCTGCATCCAAAAGACGAGGCTTTGGATTCAAGCATACTTGGAATAGCGTTTCCATTTAATTTAGTAAATCCTGATGATCCAAAAATGGTTGCAACAGCAGATCAAATAGAGTCTGCATTTAACTATAAAGTCGGTGGAATTGGTAGATACCCAGAAGACGTTTATTTTGGGGGAAACCCCTGGATTATAAACACTTTGTGGCTTTACATGTACTATGAAATGCTTGTTTATTCCCTTTCAAAAAATAAAGCAATTAAAAAAGAAATTTTAGAAAATTACCGTGAAAAATGTTCAGAATTATTTGACTGGGTATGTAAATATACATTTAGTGGTTTGATGCCTGAACAGATACATAAGGATCTGGGTGTTCCAATTTCTGCAATGCCGTTAGGATGGTCGCATGCAATGTTTATAATTGCAATTCACGGAGATTTTGACCTATTAATTCCATAA
- a CDS encoding glycoside hydrolase family 57 protein has product MLLSLNFEVHQPNRLRKSVNLNSGDLWGRYVDVELNKEIFNKVADKCYIPSNMIMLELIDNYDIEISYSITGVFLEQALEFNEEVVELFRDLAKTGNVEFLGETYHHSLSSLFEEHEEFKEDILEHKNLIKDLFGYKTTTFRNTELIFNNKIAETIKDMGFNGMFTEGANRILDWRSPNYVYSSLCGLNVLLRNYNLSDDIGFRFSSRNWKEYPLMADKYAKWVSNTPGDCINLYMDYETFGEHQWYDTGIFEFLRHLPKELDNHNHIEYATPSEILELCKPKDTIDVFEFSTLSWADSERDISAWLGSKMQQLSFQKLKEIRGYLNQYLQQFDEKERKELIEYKIYKNMQTSDNFYYMCTKGFNDMDVHSYFSHFSTPFDAYAAYLDTYYDFKNHLVLKLLSTYFK; this is encoded by the coding sequence GTGTTGCTGTCTCTTAATTTTGAGGTCCATCAACCAAACAGGCTTAGAAAATCTGTAAATTTAAACAGTGGGGATCTTTGGGGCCGCTATGTTGACGTAGAATTAAACAAAGAAATTTTTAACAAGGTAGCTGATAAGTGCTATATTCCATCAAACATGATAATGCTTGAATTAATCGATAATTACGATATCGAGATATCTTACAGTATTACTGGTGTTTTTTTAGAGCAGGCTCTCGAATTTAATGAAGAAGTCGTTGAATTATTCAGAGATTTAGCAAAAACTGGAAATGTAGAATTTTTAGGTGAAACTTACCACCATTCATTATCGAGTCTTTTTGAAGAACATGAAGAATTTAAAGAAGATATTCTTGAACATAAAAACTTGATAAAAGATCTTTTTGGATACAAAACAACGACTTTTAGAAATACTGAGCTGATTTTTAACAACAAAATTGCAGAAACTATTAAAGACATGGGATTTAACGGAATGTTTACTGAAGGCGCTAACCGTATTTTAGATTGGAGGTCACCAAATTACGTTTATAGTTCTTTATGTGGATTAAATGTACTTCTTAGAAATTACAATTTAAGCGATGATATTGGTTTTAGATTTTCATCAAGGAATTGGAAAGAATACCCGCTAATGGCTGATAAATATGCAAAATGGGTTTCAAATACTCCGGGAGACTGTATAAATTTATACATGGACTATGAAACGTTTGGAGAGCACCAGTGGTATGATACAGGAATTTTTGAATTTTTAAGGCACCTTCCAAAAGAACTGGATAACCACAACCACATTGAATATGCAACGCCTTCTGAAATTCTTGAACTTTGTAAACCAAAAGATACTATCGATGTTTTTGAATTTTCAACTCTTTCATGGGCAGATTCAGAAAGAGACATTAGTGCATGGCTTGGAAGTAAAATGCAGCAGTTATCATTCCAGAAATTAAAAGAAATAAGGGGATACCTAAACCAGTACTTACAGCAATTTGATGAAAAAGAGCGAAAAGAGTTAATAGAATATAAAATCTATAAGAACATGCAGACTAGTGATAATTTTTACTATATGTGCACGAAAGGTTTTAATGATATGGATGTACACTCTTATTTCAGCCATTTTTCAACACCTTTTGACGCCTATGCAGCATATCTGGACACATATTATGATTTTAAGAATCATCTAGTTTTAAAATTACTTTCAACATATTTTAAATAA
- the engB gene encoding GTP-binding protein EngB, with protein MQYENTNNENNNIGTQDIQKFKKYIRTEKKADERPKVIVMGRSNVGKSTFVKIVTGKNVRVGKKPGVTLKITEYDMGTYILVDLPGFGFMEGIEKKAQEKIKDQIIDYVEDNKNTIAASIHILDAKSFMDIVERWDNKGEVPIDLEMADFLEELELNPIFVVNKMDKIKNSEWDNHLDRVSETLGFLPPWRQWLDNFVPAITRDNYGIDGIKHRINKRINGFKKSKK; from the coding sequence ATGCAGTACGAAAACACGAACAATGAAAATAACAATATTGGCACACAAGATATTCAAAAATTTAAAAAATATATTCGAACCGAAAAGAAAGCAGATGAGCGACCGAAAGTAATTGTAATGGGCCGTTCAAATGTCGGAAAATCTACTTTTGTAAAAATTGTAACTGGAAAGAATGTGCGGGTTGGTAAAAAGCCTGGAGTTACACTAAAAATTACTGAGTATGATATGGGAACGTATATTTTGGTAGACCTTCCGGGTTTTGGATTCATGGAGGGAATTGAAAAAAAAGCGCAGGAAAAAATTAAAGATCAGATCATAGACTATGTTGAAGACAATAAAAATACAATTGCCGCATCAATTCACATACTGGATGCTAAATCTTTCATGGATATAGTTGAGAGGTGGGACAACAAAGGAGAAGTTCCAATTGATCTTGAAATGGCTGATTTTTTAGAGGAACTTGAATTAAACCCCATATTTGTTGTAAATAAAATGGATAAAATAAAAAATTCAGAATGGGATAACCACCTTGACAGAGTTTCTGAAACACTTGGATTTTTACCCCCTTGGAGACAGTGGCTTGATAATTTTGTTCCAGCAATAACGAGGGATAATTACGGAATTGATGGAATAAAACACAGAATAAATAAAAGAATAAATGGCTTTAAAAAATCAAAGAAGTAA
- the rplJ gene encoding 50S ribosomal protein L16: MALRPARCYRTTERRSYTRKEYVRAVPQPKVVHYVMGNSSVEFPVEVQLVSKSDILIRHNALESSRIAGNKYIMGECGRTGYLFNIRVYPHEILRENKMAAGAGADRISDGMRLSFGKAVGTAAKVKKGQEIITIGVNPERFYAAKEALRRCSMKLPTACKIVVTKGKELIKD; encoded by the coding sequence ATGGCACTAAGACCAGCAAGATGTTACAGAACCACAGAAAGAAGATCATACACAAGAAAAGAGTACGTAAGAGCAGTACCGCAACCAAAAGTTGTTCACTATGTTATGGGAAACTCAAGTGTTGAATTCCCTGTAGAAGTACAGCTTGTATCAAAATCAGATATCTTGATCAGACACAACGCTTTAGAATCCTCAAGGATTGCAGGTAACAAATACATTATGGGTGAGTGCGGTAGAACCGGATACTTATTCAACATCAGAGTTTACCCACACGAAATCTTAAGGGAAAACAAAATGGCTGCAGGAGCAGGTGCGGACAGGATTTCCGATGGAATGAGATTATCATTCGGTAAAGCTGTTGGAACAGCTGCAAAAGTTAAAAAAGGACAAGAAATCATCACAATCGGTGTAAATCCTGAAAGATTTTACGCTGCAAAAGAAGCATTAAGAAGATGTTCAATGAAATTGCCAACCGCTTGTAAAATCGTTGTAACAAAAGGAAAAGAATTAATTAAAGATTAA
- a CDS encoding UbiD family decarboxylase produces MVKNLVNSIEKLVFEKSTKKFGVSRILKENDDKPVFIEDVNGYPVIGNLCTRDVIANSLGIKKEDLMKHMVESINNEKKGELIVDENLEKLYIDDDLEKIHEYPIPTYYGKDAGPYLTSGVVIVKDNDEGINASIHRILVRSDGNLAIRMVEQRHLHYIYNKNIGDGEVDCAIVIGVHPAVLLAASTSGDVSFNELKYASALMKKPLNLVKCKTVDLEVPEAEFIIEAKITAEMVDEGPFVDITGTYDVIRKQPLIKITALRRKEGAIFHALLPGGSEHKILMGLPQEPRMYKGIRNTVPSLKNVALTQGGCCWLNAVVSIDKKTEGDGKNAILAALAAHPSLKHVTVVDGDINIYDANDVEYAVATRVQSDKDIVIISGAKGSSLDPSADHKNKLTAKMGIDATMSLLKGKEEFIRAEVPEDDE; encoded by the coding sequence ATGGTAAAAAACCTAGTAAATTCTATTGAAAAACTTGTTTTTGAGAAATCTACCAAAAAATTTGGAGTTTCGAGAATTTTAAAAGAAAATGATGACAAACCAGTTTTCATTGAAGATGTAAATGGGTATCCAGTTATTGGAAATTTATGTACAAGAGACGTTATTGCAAACAGCCTCGGAATTAAAAAAGAAGATTTAATGAAACACATGGTTGAGTCAATCAACAATGAGAAAAAAGGGGAATTAATTGTCGATGAAAATTTAGAAAAACTCTATATCGATGATGATTTAGAAAAAATTCACGAATACCCAATTCCAACATACTATGGAAAAGATGCTGGACCATACCTAACTTCAGGAGTCGTTATCGTAAAGGATAACGATGAAGGAATAAACGCATCAATTCACAGGATTTTAGTCAGGTCTGACGGTAATTTGGCCATTAGAATGGTTGAACAAAGACACCTTCACTACATATACAATAAAAACATTGGCGATGGCGAAGTAGACTGTGCAATTGTTATTGGAGTTCATCCTGCAGTTTTACTTGCGGCTTCAACCTCAGGAGATGTTTCATTTAATGAATTAAAATACGCTTCTGCATTAATGAAAAAACCATTAAATTTAGTAAAATGTAAAACCGTTGATTTAGAAGTTCCAGAAGCAGAATTCATTATTGAAGCAAAAATTACGGCAGAAATGGTTGATGAAGGGCCATTCGTTGACATCACAGGAACCTACGATGTTATACGAAAACAACCATTGATTAAAATAACTGCACTTAGAAGAAAAGAAGGTGCAATATTCCACGCGTTACTTCCTGGGGGAAGTGAGCACAAAATCTTGATGGGTTTACCTCAAGAACCTAGAATGTATAAAGGAATAAGAAACACTGTTCCATCACTTAAAAACGTTGCTTTAACACAAGGTGGATGCTGCTGGTTAAATGCTGTTGTTTCAATTGACAAAAAAACAGAAGGGGACGGTAAGAACGCAATCCTTGCAGCACTTGCAGCACATCCTAGTTTAAAACATGTAACTGTTGTAGATGGTGACATCAACATTTACGATGCAAACGATGTAGAATACGCAGTTGCTACAAGAGTTCAAAGTGATAAGGATATTGTAATCATTTCTGGAGCTAAAGGCTCATCTTTAGATCCATCCGCGGATCACAAAAATAAATTAACTGCAAAGATGGGAATTGATGCTACGATGAGTTTATTAAAAGGAAAAGAGGAATTTATCAGGGCAGAAGTTCCTGAAGATGATGAATAA
- a CDS encoding UPF0058 family protein: MHKDELIQLHQLLVYMRKDLARKFGIELEESFKEYDELNIRPHHIHRTKSEHTFAIFLLSGTIGKILSEKGNVPRSVASRLSDTGEKLSKEIARKKR, encoded by the coding sequence ATGCATAAGGATGAACTCATCCAATTACACCAACTCTTAGTTTACATGAGAAAAGATTTGGCAAGAAAATTTGGAATCGAACTTGAAGAATCATTTAAAGAATACGATGAATTAAATATACGGCCCCACCACATCCACAGGACCAAATCAGAACACACTTTTGCTATTTTTTTATTATCTGGGACAATCGGAAAGATACTGTCTGAAAAAGGCAATGTTCCTAGAAGTGTTGCAAGCAGGTTAAGCGATACCGGCGAAAAATTAAGTAAAGAAATTGCTAGAAAAAAACGATAA